In the Rhizobium sp. CB3090 genome, one interval contains:
- a CDS encoding GNAT family N-acetyltransferase → MIIAETERLIIRNWRDEDRDLAFEINSDETVMEFFPFRRNRAEADAFLERAQSMIAETGFGFYALELKASGDAIGFCGLAQTNHLEPFVPVGTVEIGWRLAARYWGKGLVSEAARALLAYGFDTLALDQIVSFAVHNNIRSTSVMERIGMHRVEGGDFDHPGVPDTFPHLQRHVLYRLTAAEWRARQ, encoded by the coding sequence ATGATCATTGCCGAAACCGAGCGCCTTATCATCCGCAACTGGCGCGATGAAGACCGCGATCTCGCCTTCGAGATCAATTCCGATGAGACGGTCATGGAGTTCTTTCCTTTTCGGCGCAATCGGGCGGAAGCGGATGCATTTTTAGAGCGGGCCCAATCCATGATCGCCGAGACGGGGTTTGGCTTCTACGCCCTGGAGCTCAAGGCCAGTGGCGACGCGATTGGCTTTTGCGGGCTGGCACAGACGAACCATTTGGAACCGTTCGTGCCTGTGGGTACCGTCGAGATCGGCTGGCGGCTGGCAGCGCGGTATTGGGGCAAGGGGCTGGTCAGCGAAGCGGCGAGGGCATTGCTTGCCTATGGCTTCGACACGCTTGCTCTCGATCAGATCGTTTCCTTCGCGGTTCACAACAATATCCGCTCGACATCGGTAATGGAGCGGATCGGCATGCATCGAGTCGAAGGCGGTGATTTCGATCACCCCGGCGTTCCTGATACCTTCCCTCATCTGCAGCGTCACGTGCTTTATCGCCTGACCGCAGCCGAGTGGCGCGCCCGGCAATGA
- the miaA gene encoding tRNA (adenosine(37)-N6)-dimethylallyltransferase MiaA gives MSRNLMSDIDAILITGPTASGKSALAVELAREHDGVVVNADSMQVYDTLRVLTARPSEEDMQGIPHHLYGHIPAGQAYSTGTWMREAAALVAHLCGEKRMPVFVGGTGLYFKALTGGLSDMPDIPADIRSRLRERLLMEGPEALHRVLVICDPAVAESLNPQDGQRIVRALEVIEATGQSIATFQGKTGPVIVNADRARKIVVLPDRAVLHQRINGRFEKMLAMGAEDEVRALLKLKLPEEMPVMKAIGVSQIAAMLRGEMTREEVLETGAAATRQYAKRQMTWFRNQMDASWERISP, from the coding sequence ATGAGCAGAAACCTTATGAGCGATATCGACGCGATCCTGATAACCGGGCCGACCGCCAGCGGCAAGTCCGCGCTTGCGGTGGAATTGGCCCGTGAGCATGACGGTGTGGTCGTCAATGCCGACAGCATGCAGGTCTATGACACGTTGCGCGTGCTGACGGCCCGTCCATCCGAAGAGGATATGCAGGGCATTCCGCACCATCTCTATGGCCATATACCGGCGGGGCAGGCCTATTCCACCGGCACCTGGATGCGTGAGGCTGCTGCGTTGGTGGCGCACTTGTGCGGTGAGAAACGGATGCCCGTTTTTGTCGGTGGCACCGGGCTCTACTTCAAGGCTTTGACCGGCGGGCTTTCCGACATGCCCGATATTCCCGCCGATATTCGCAGCCGCCTGCGTGAGCGGCTGTTGATGGAGGGACCAGAGGCGCTGCATCGGGTGCTCGTCATTTGCGATCCGGCCGTGGCGGAAAGCCTCAATCCTCAGGATGGTCAGCGTATTGTCCGGGCGCTGGAAGTGATCGAGGCGACGGGACAATCCATCGCCACGTTTCAGGGCAAGACCGGTCCTGTGATTGTCAATGCCGACCGTGCGCGAAAGATCGTCGTGCTGCCGGATCGCGCCGTATTGCATCAGCGCATCAACGGCCGTTTCGAGAAGATGCTCGCCATGGGCGCTGAAGATGAAGTGCGGGCCTTGCTAAAGTTGAAACTGCCGGAAGAGATGCCCGTCATGAAGGCGATCGGCGTATCGCAAATCGCTGCGATGCTGCGAGGCGAGATGACGCGTGAGGAGGTTCTCGAGACCGGCGCTGCCGCAACGCGGCAATATGCAAAGCGGCAGATGACCTGGTTTCGCAATCAGATGGACGCAAGCTGGGAGCGCATCAGTCCTTAG
- a CDS encoding protease modulator HflC produces the protein MTSSRLPTILIAIAVLLLIVYSSIFVVNAREQAIVLRFGQIRAVKTEPGLYFKLPFAFMDADRVQYIQDQELRFDLDNIRVQVSGGKFYEVDAFVVYRITDARKFRETVSGDRDAAESRLRTRLDASLRRVYGLRGFEAALSNERASMMTEVRDDLHRDAETLGLNIEDVRIRRTDLTQEVSQQTYDRMKAERLAEAELIRARGNTEGQRRRAVADRQVVEIVADAQKDSEVLRGQGEAERNGIFADASARDPSFYEFYRSLAAYRTALASGGKTLVLPPNQSEFFKYFDSSVGSAPAAGAPALAAPSTTPPAK, from the coding sequence ATGACGTCCAGCCGTTTGCCAACCATTCTCATCGCGATAGCGGTGCTGCTGCTGATCGTTTATTCCTCCATTTTCGTGGTCAATGCCCGCGAACAGGCAATCGTTCTGCGCTTCGGCCAGATCCGTGCCGTGAAGACGGAGCCGGGTCTCTACTTCAAGCTGCCCTTTGCCTTCATGGATGCCGATCGGGTGCAATATATCCAGGATCAAGAGCTGCGCTTCGATCTCGACAATATCCGTGTCCAGGTCTCGGGCGGCAAGTTCTATGAGGTCGATGCTTTTGTCGTCTACCGGATCACCGACGCGCGGAAATTCCGGGAGACGGTGTCAGGTGATCGCGATGCGGCAGAATCGCGCCTCAGGACCCGCCTCGATGCGTCGCTGCGTCGAGTCTACGGTCTGCGTGGTTTCGAAGCTGCGCTATCCAACGAGCGCGCTTCGATGATGACGGAAGTGCGTGACGATCTGCACCGCGATGCCGAGACCCTCGGCCTGAATATCGAGGATGTTCGTATCCGCCGCACCGACCTAACCCAGGAAGTGTCGCAGCAGACCTATGACCGTATGAAGGCCGAGCGTCTGGCGGAAGCCGAGCTGATCCGCGCCCGAGGTAACACAGAAGGTCAGCGCCGCCGCGCCGTTGCCGATCGTCAGGTCGTCGAGATCGTGGCGGATGCACAGAAGGACTCGGAGGTCCTGCGCGGTCAGGGCGAAGCCGAGCGCAACGGCATCTTTGCCGACGCCTCCGCGCGCGATCCGAGCTTCTACGAATTCTATCGCTCGTTGGCCGCCTATCGCACGGCGCTCGCTTCAGGCGGCAAGACGCTGGTCCTGCCGCCGAACCAGTCGGAATTCTTCAAGTATTTCGACAGCTCCGTTGGTTCTGCTCCTGCGGCAGGTGCGCCGGCGCTGGCTGCGCCGTCGACGACACCGCCCGCGAAATAG
- a CDS encoding Do family serine endopeptidase: protein MASTNRLPFRRSFALLASVALLAGPTLAGVDRVYAQTTQTPSTDTTTPNSGAAAGAQAPANSATTTDAPVSGSAGAPAPSGSTAASGGEGKTEAQAPANSGTTAPATTGETGQAQATGSAGAPAGNTASGTQPPATSNSQTPATATNPAQAPMGGSTATTTENPTVAPNSTMPPVTGNPAMNAGPASVADLASGLLDAVVNISTSQKVKDEGDGPATPKVPDNSPFQEFFNDFFKNRNNENSNRKVSSLGSGFVIDPSGYIVTNNHVIEGADDIEAIFPNGTKLKARLIGTDTKTDLSVLKVEPKRPLIAVKFGDSSKMRIGDWVMAIGNPFGLGGSVTVGIVSARGRNINAGPYDNFIQTDAAINKGNSGGPLFNMKGEVIGINTAIISPSGGSIGIGFAVPSELAEGVVKQLMDFGETRRGWLGVRIQPVTDDVANSLGLDSAKGALVAGVIKGGPVDNGSIKAGDVILKFDGKNVDEMRDLPRVVAESPVGKEVDVVILRDGKQQTVKVTLGRLEDSDQAAAVSSGDSNNQGDKGGSDKGGGDRAPQLAPNDNGNGGRDGVINPDEGDEGDDGTDGQDQDNDQQQAPQPQASQDVLGMKLATLNAENRKSFGIADSVDGVVITEVAPGSAAADKGLKPGEVVVEVAQEFVQTPTAASEKVASLKREGRRNAQMMIASPNGDLRFIAVALE, encoded by the coding sequence ATGGCCTCGACCAATCGCCTGCCTTTCAGACGTTCGTTCGCGCTCCTGGCCAGTGTGGCGCTTCTTGCCGGTCCCACCCTGGCAGGGGTCGATCGGGTCTATGCGCAGACGACGCAGACGCCTTCGACCGATACGACGACGCCGAATAGCGGCGCCGCTGCTGGCGCGCAGGCTCCAGCCAATTCGGCAACCACCACGGACGCGCCTGTCTCAGGTTCGGCTGGCGCACCTGCGCCGAGCGGCTCGACTGCTGCGTCAGGCGGCGAGGGGAAGACCGAGGCACAAGCCCCAGCCAATTCCGGGACGACAGCGCCGGCAACCACCGGCGAAACGGGCCAGGCTCAAGCCACCGGCTCTGCCGGCGCACCCGCCGGCAATACGGCGTCAGGCACCCAGCCGCCCGCGACCTCCAATAGCCAGACACCGGCCACGGCGACCAACCCGGCCCAGGCTCCAATGGGCGGCTCGACCGCAACGACGACTGAGAACCCGACCGTTGCGCCCAACAGCACGATGCCGCCGGTCACGGGCAATCCGGCAATGAATGCCGGTCCGGCCTCGGTTGCTGATCTGGCATCCGGTCTGCTGGACGCCGTGGTCAATATTTCCACCTCCCAAAAGGTCAAGGATGAGGGCGATGGCCCGGCGACCCCCAAAGTGCCGGACAATTCGCCGTTCCAGGAGTTCTTCAACGACTTCTTCAAGAACCGGAACAACGAGAACAGCAATCGCAAGGTCAGCTCGCTCGGTTCCGGTTTTGTCATCGATCCATCCGGCTATATCGTCACCAACAACCACGTCATCGAAGGCGCGGACGATATCGAGGCGATCTTCCCGAACGGTACGAAGCTGAAGGCTCGGTTGATCGGCACGGACACGAAGACCGATCTTTCCGTGCTCAAGGTGGAACCGAAGCGCCCGCTGATAGCGGTGAAATTCGGCGATTCCAGTAAGATGCGCATCGGCGACTGGGTCATGGCGATCGGCAATCCCTTCGGTCTCGGGGGCTCGGTGACTGTTGGCATCGTCTCTGCCCGTGGCCGCAATATCAACGCCGGTCCTTATGACAATTTCATCCAGACGGATGCGGCGATCAACAAGGGCAATTCCGGCGGGCCGCTCTTCAACATGAAGGGCGAGGTGATCGGCATCAACACGGCGATTATTTCGCCGAGCGGCGGCTCCATCGGCATCGGCTTCGCCGTGCCGTCCGAATTGGCCGAGGGTGTCGTCAAGCAGCTCATGGATTTCGGCGAGACCCGTCGCGGCTGGCTCGGCGTGCGCATTCAGCCGGTAACCGACGATGTTGCCAACAGCCTCGGCCTCGACAGCGCCAAAGGCGCGCTCGTCGCAGGCGTGATCAAGGGCGGGCCGGTTGACAACGGCTCGATCAAGGCCGGCGACGTCATTCTGAAATTCGATGGCAAGAACGTCGACGAGATGCGCGATCTGCCGCGCGTTGTCGCCGAAAGCCCCGTCGGCAAGGAGGTCGATGTCGTCATCTTGCGCGATGGCAAGCAGCAGACTGTCAAGGTCACGCTCGGCCGGCTCGAGGACAGCGACCAGGCAGCCGCAGTAAGCAGCGGCGATAGCAACAATCAGGGTGATAAGGGCGGCAGCGACAAGGGGGGCGGCGATAGGGCACCCCAGCTCGCGCCCAACGATAACGGCAATGGCGGCCGCGACGGCGTCATCAATCCCGACGAGGGAGATGAAGGCGATGACGGAACGGACGGGCAGGACCAGGACAATGATCAGCAGCAGGCGCCACAGCCGCAAGCCTCCCAGGACGTGCTTGGCATGAAACTCGCGACGCTGAATGCCGAAAACCGCAAGAGTTTCGGCATTGCCGACAGTGTCGACGGCGTGGTGATTACGGAGGTCGCACCGGGTTCGGCCGCCGCCGACAAGGGGCTGAAGCCCGGCGAAGTCGTCGTCGAAGTGGCTCAGGAATTCGTGCAGACGCCGACCGCTGCCTCGGAAAAAGTTGCATCGCTCAAGCGGGAAGGCCGCCGCAACGCGCAGATGATGATCGCTTCTCCGAATGGCGATCTGCGCTTCATTGCGGTAGCGCTGGAATAG
- a CDS encoding DUF87 domain-containing protein, with the protein MLNNDLQTSGKAGDLDRRDNLKPGNRFLGRVVACSGSRATIAAIAEDGGTDLTELWSVGKLISISVGANRVAALVYSMNTGNTGWGEGQDNLFRIEVELLGEVRVGANGREEFSSGISSYPYLGAIAHRIRAADLMRIFDAGKDSSCVIGKLTQDESIDAAIHIPSMLAKHFAVVGSTGVGKSTAVSLLLHKAIVSDPKLRVLILDPHNEFAAAFPKHSVVVDTDTLDLPFWLMRLDEFAEVVFRGRTPIPDELDMLRDIIPEAKRAFRGSDSPLMRRQTEKSSVTADTPVPYRMADLLALIDERIGRLEGRQEKPHLRSLKMRVISAINDPRYHFMFSNNTISDTIMETIAQIFRIPGDDKPICTFQLAGIPSEVVNSVASVLCRMAFELALWSEGAIHMLVVCEEAHRYIPADPTLGFFPTRQAIARIAKEGRKYGVSLGIITQRPGELDQTILSQCSTLFAMRLANDRDQEIIRSAIPNSSISTTSFLSSIGNGEAIAFGEAIAVPMRMRFSRVEEHLLPKASGSIARTTEESPDTVDLRTIISRMRSISGPDISAFQHSYRASSDPVRDIDEDIGDDDVDQTVPAPEPQPMRIAAPPIEPYRPDMLPRTTAASAFGAAPQTSIDSRLAELRREFRGSDNASGQSLAANELSPSARREGGLSLRDSILKKPLSSLYNKD; encoded by the coding sequence TTGCTCAATAATGATTTGCAGACGTCCGGCAAGGCTGGGGACCTTGATCGTCGCGACAATCTGAAGCCGGGAAATCGCTTCCTCGGCCGCGTTGTCGCATGCAGTGGATCCAGGGCAACCATTGCAGCAATCGCCGAGGACGGCGGCACCGATCTGACCGAGCTTTGGTCCGTCGGCAAACTGATCTCGATCAGCGTAGGCGCCAATCGCGTTGCCGCCCTCGTCTACTCCATGAACACCGGCAATACAGGCTGGGGCGAAGGACAGGACAATCTTTTCCGCATCGAAGTGGAATTGCTGGGCGAAGTCCGTGTCGGCGCAAACGGCCGCGAGGAATTTTCCAGCGGCATCTCCTCCTATCCCTACCTCGGCGCCATCGCCCATCGCATCCGCGCTGCCGATCTTATGCGCATTTTCGATGCCGGCAAGGATAGCAGTTGCGTCATCGGCAAGCTGACGCAGGACGAGAGCATCGACGCCGCCATCCATATTCCTTCGATGCTCGCCAAGCATTTCGCCGTGGTCGGCTCAACCGGCGTCGGCAAATCGACCGCCGTCTCATTGCTGCTGCACAAGGCGATCGTCTCCGATCCCAAACTGCGCGTGCTGATCCTTGACCCGCACAATGAGTTCGCCGCCGCCTTTCCCAAGCATTCCGTCGTCGTCGATACCGATACGCTCGACCTGCCCTTCTGGCTGATGCGGCTCGATGAATTCGCCGAAGTCGTCTTCCGCGGCCGCACGCCAATCCCCGACGAACTGGACATGCTGCGTGACATTATTCCGGAGGCGAAACGGGCCTTTCGCGGCAGCGACTCGCCGCTGATGCGCCGTCAGACGGAAAAGAGCTCGGTGACGGCTGATACGCCGGTTCCCTACCGCATGGCCGATCTGCTGGCGCTGATCGATGAGCGCATCGGCCGGCTCGAAGGCAGGCAGGAAAAACCGCATCTGCGCTCCCTAAAAATGCGCGTCATCTCCGCCATCAACGATCCGCGCTATCATTTCATGTTCTCCAACAATACGATCAGCGACACGATCATGGAGACGATCGCGCAGATCTTTCGTATTCCCGGCGATGACAAGCCGATCTGCACCTTCCAGCTCGCCGGGATTCCTTCCGAGGTCGTCAACTCCGTTGCCTCCGTCCTCTGCCGTATGGCCTTCGAACTCGCACTTTGGAGCGAGGGCGCGATCCATATGCTTGTCGTCTGCGAGGAAGCGCACCGCTATATCCCCGCCGACCCGACGCTCGGCTTCTTCCCGACCCGACAGGCGATTGCCCGGATCGCCAAGGAGGGCCGCAAATATGGTGTGTCGCTAGGCATTATCACCCAGCGTCCGGGTGAACTCGATCAGACGATCCTCTCGCAATGCTCGACGTTGTTCGCCATGCGCCTCGCAAACGACCGCGACCAAGAGATCATACGTTCGGCAATCCCCAATTCCTCGATTTCGACGACGAGCTTCCTGTCTTCGATCGGCAACGGCGAAGCCATCGCCTTCGGCGAAGCGATCGCAGTCCCCATGCGCATGCGCTTTTCCCGGGTCGAAGAACACCTGCTGCCGAAGGCCAGCGGCAGCATCGCAAGAACGACCGAGGAATCACCCGATACGGTCGATTTGCGCACCATTATCAGCCGTATGCGCTCGATCTCCGGCCCCGATATCTCCGCCTTCCAGCATAGCTATAGGGCCTCGAGCGATCCGGTTAGAGATATCGACGAAGATATAGGCGATGACGATGTCGATCAGACTGTCCCGGCGCCCGAGCCGCAACCGATGCGAATTGCCGCGCCGCCGATAGAGCCCTATCGACCCGACATGCTGCCACGCACGACGGCCGCCTCTGCATTTGGCGCAGCTCCCCAGACCTCGATCGACAGCCGGCTTGCCGAACTGCGCCGCGAATTTCGAGGCAGCGACAATGCAAGCGGTCAGTCCCTAGCGGCGAACGAGCTCTCGCCGTCTGCGCGGCGCGAAGGTGGCCTGTCCTTGCGCGACAGTATCCTGAAGAAGCCGCTGAGCAGCCTCTATAATAAGGACTGA
- the hflK gene encoding FtsH protease activity modulator HflK, which translates to MPWSNQNGGGGPWGGGGGGGNNQGPWGQGPNRPRGSGSGGPPDLEDIIRRGQDRLKGLVPGGFNGGAFVIVAAIIVIFWLIQCVYTVQPDERGVELRFGRPRAEVSMPGLHFHFWPMDRVEIVKVTEQQRNIGGRSSSGSNAGLMLTGDQNIVNVQFSVLYTITNPQSYLFNLETPDETLQQVAESAMREVVGRRPAQDIYRDNRQEIAIEVRNIIQDTMDRYGSGISINAVPIEDASPPREVADAFDEVQRAEQNEDQQVQEANQYANQRLGQARGRAAQIREEAAAYKSRVVKEAQGEAQRFISIYDEYVKAPEVTRKRLFLETMESVIGNSNSIIIDDKQGVVPYLPLNDLGKQSTTTPPAKPAAAPQPEAK; encoded by the coding sequence ATGCCCTGGAGCAATCAGAATGGCGGCGGCGGCCCGTGGGGCGGCGGTGGCGGCGGCGGAAATAATCAGGGGCCTTGGGGGCAGGGACCGAACCGGCCGCGGGGAAGCGGCAGCGGTGGGCCGCCCGATCTTGAAGACATCATTCGCCGTGGTCAGGACCGGTTGAAGGGGCTTGTGCCCGGCGGCTTCAATGGCGGCGCCTTCGTCATCGTTGCGGCGATCATCGTCATTTTCTGGCTCATCCAGTGCGTCTATACGGTTCAGCCGGACGAGCGCGGCGTCGAATTGCGTTTCGGCCGGCCGCGCGCCGAAGTGTCCATGCCTGGCCTGCATTTCCATTTCTGGCCGATGGATCGTGTCGAGATCGTCAAGGTGACCGAACAGCAGCGCAATATCGGCGGCCGTTCGAGCTCGGGTTCGAATGCCGGCCTGATGCTGACGGGCGATCAGAACATCGTCAACGTGCAGTTCTCGGTGCTCTACACCATCACCAATCCGCAATCTTATCTCTTCAATCTCGAAACTCCCGACGAGACGCTGCAGCAGGTTGCCGAAAGCGCCATGCGCGAGGTGGTGGGCCGCCGTCCAGCCCAGGATATCTATCGCGACAATCGTCAGGAAATTGCGATCGAGGTGAGAAACATCATTCAGGACACGATGGATCGTTACGGTTCGGGCATTTCCATCAATGCCGTGCCGATCGAAGATGCGTCGCCGCCGCGTGAAGTGGCCGATGCGTTCGATGAAGTGCAGCGCGCCGAGCAGAACGAAGATCAGCAGGTGCAGGAGGCCAATCAATACGCCAACCAGCGGCTCGGTCAGGCTCGCGGCCGCGCGGCCCAGATCCGCGAAGAGGCGGCTGCCTACAAGAGCCGTGTCGTCAAGGAAGCCCAGGGCGAGGCGCAGCGCTTCATCTCCATCTATGACGAATACGTGAAGGCGCCGGAAGTGACCCGCAAGCGGCTGTTCCTCGAAACCATGGAGTCGGTTATCGGCAATTCGAACAGCATTATCATCGACGACAAGCAGGGCGTCGTGCCCTACCTGCCGCTGAACGACCTCGGCAAGCAGTCCACGACGACCCCGCCGGCCAAGCCCGCGGCCGCACCTCAGCCGGAGGCCAAATAA
- the serB gene encoding phosphoserine phosphatase SerB, with product MAFVATLIANPSNPVLVPALAEQAADAVQASGLYWLADGIACDIALCDGADLRAAEANILAVIAGAPIDLVIQEAETRRKKLLIADMDSTMIGQECIDELAAEVGLKEKVADITARAMNGEIAFEPALRERVALLKGLPISVVDDVIAKRITLTPGGAELIATMKAKGYYAALVSGGFTLFTSRIAAALDFDENHANILLEDNGVLTGLVAEPILGMQAKVDALKTIAEKLGISTDEAIAVGDGANDLGMLQLAGSGVALHAKPTVAAQAKMRIDHGDLTALLYIQGYRKTDFVKA from the coding sequence ATGGCCTTCGTTGCCACGCTTATTGCCAATCCGTCAAACCCCGTTCTCGTTCCGGCACTCGCCGAGCAAGCGGCAGACGCCGTCCAGGCATCGGGACTCTATTGGCTGGCCGACGGTATCGCCTGCGATATTGCACTGTGCGACGGCGCCGATCTGCGGGCGGCAGAAGCCAATATTCTTGCCGTCATCGCCGGTGCGCCGATCGATCTGGTCATCCAGGAAGCCGAGACGCGCCGGAAGAAACTGCTGATCGCCGATATGGATTCCACGATGATCGGCCAGGAATGCATCGACGAACTGGCGGCCGAGGTCGGACTGAAGGAGAAGGTCGCTGACATCACCGCTCGCGCCATGAACGGCGAGATCGCCTTCGAACCGGCGCTGCGAGAGCGCGTGGCGCTGCTGAAGGGCCTGCCGATCTCCGTCGTCGATGACGTCATTGCCAAACGCATCACCCTCACCCCCGGCGGAGCGGAACTGATCGCCACCATGAAAGCCAAGGGCTACTACGCCGCCCTCGTCTCCGGTGGCTTCACCCTCTTCACGAGCCGCATCGCGGCAGCCTTGGATTTCGACGAGAACCACGCCAACATCCTGCTGGAAGACAATGGCGTGCTGACCGGCCTTGTCGCCGAACCCATTCTCGGCATGCAAGCCAAGGTCGACGCGCTTAAAACCATTGCCGAAAAACTTGGTATCTCCACCGATGAGGCGATTGCCGTCGGCGACGGCGCCAACGATCTCGGCATGCTGCAACTCGCCGGCTCCGGCGTCGCCCTGCACGCCAAACCAACGGTCGCTGCCCAAGCCAAGATGCGGATCGACCACGGCGACCTGACCGCCCTGCTCTATATCCAGGGTTACCGGAAAACCGATTTCGTCAAGGCGTAG
- a CDS encoding dihydrofolate reductase translates to MIRRERADSFPAEDVVIIVAVSRNGIIGRDGDMPWRLSSDLKRFKAMTLGKPVIMGRKTFQSIGKPLPGRPNVVISRDPAFSAEAVKTVHSLSEAIDVARRLAAESGVDEICVIGGGEIYRQAINLSDRLLITHVEADVEGDTSFPTVDPALWQVESELAVPAGEKDTYPTRFVSYFRRKA, encoded by the coding sequence ATGATCCGCCGCGAACGCGCAGATTCTTTTCCTGCGGAAGATGTCGTTATCATCGTTGCCGTCTCGCGTAACGGTATCATCGGCCGCGACGGGGATATGCCGTGGCGGCTGTCGTCCGATCTCAAGCGGTTCAAGGCGATGACGCTCGGCAAACCGGTCATCATGGGGCGCAAGACGTTCCAGTCGATCGGCAAGCCATTGCCGGGCCGGCCAAATGTCGTCATCAGTCGCGATCCCGCCTTTTCCGCTGAGGCTGTAAAGACGGTGCATTCGCTCAGCGAAGCCATCGATGTCGCGCGCCGTCTTGCTGCGGAGAGTGGCGTCGATGAGATCTGTGTCATTGGTGGCGGTGAGATCTACCGGCAGGCGATCAACCTGTCGGACCGCTTGTTGATCACCCATGTTGAGGCCGATGTGGAGGGCGACACATCCTTTCCCACCGTCGATCCGGCTCTCTGGCAGGTCGAAAGCGAGCTTGCCGTACCGGCTGGCGAAAAGGACACATATCCGACGCGCTTTGTCAGTTATTTCAGGCGCAAAGCATAA
- a CDS encoding nucleotide-binding protein — protein MTPIAAQPRIFIGSSTEGLPVAYALQENLDYEAEVTVWNQGIFAPSSLTLSRLMSSLSEYDFAIFVFTADDLLEMRGQKFSAVRDNVIFELGLFIGKLGLSRCFFILPRHAENFRLPTDLLGVTPLTYNSNRSDGLLVAAVGAASNKIRAAMRSAEAEEKLRPTSGAGHDGIFSQATLNDYLQLWEAPEMSAARAKVRNIDSDPRSDEFQAAVPAITKIYAFLESLSDRILAGTLDETKVRAIFGDAVRSFWPFYAISSFLRARPMRTMPGRSYQSSEFCIPGGRT, from the coding sequence ATGACGCCCATCGCGGCTCAGCCGAGGATATTTATAGGTTCGTCTACCGAAGGGCTCCCAGTCGCATATGCCCTTCAAGAAAATCTTGATTATGAGGCGGAGGTTACCGTCTGGAACCAAGGTATCTTTGCGCCAAGCAGTCTCACCTTGTCGCGGTTGATGTCATCTTTGAGCGAATATGATTTCGCGATTTTCGTCTTCACGGCAGACGACCTCCTGGAGATGCGAGGGCAAAAATTTTCAGCCGTCCGTGACAATGTTATTTTTGAGCTAGGGCTTTTCATTGGAAAACTTGGCCTTAGCAGATGTTTCTTCATTCTGCCTCGACATGCCGAAAATTTTCGTCTGCCCACCGATTTGCTTGGCGTTACGCCCCTGACTTATAACAGCAATCGAAGTGACGGCCTCCTGGTTGCCGCGGTGGGTGCCGCCAGTAACAAGATACGCGCCGCCATGCGTTCGGCTGAGGCCGAGGAAAAATTGCGGCCAACATCGGGTGCGGGCCACGATGGTATTTTTTCGCAGGCGACATTGAACGATTATCTTCAGCTTTGGGAAGCACCGGAGATGAGCGCCGCAAGAGCGAAAGTTCGCAACATTGATAGCGATCCGCGGAGCGATGAATTTCAGGCGGCTGTGCCCGCGATCACAAAGATCTACGCGTTTCTTGAGAGTTTATCGGATCGTATTTTAGCTGGAACCTTGGATGAGACGAAGGTTCGCGCTATTTTCGGAGATGCGGTCCGTTCTTTTTGGCCTTTTTATGCGATTTCGTCATTCCTTCGGGCTCGGCCGATGCGGACGATGCCTGGGAGGAGTTACCAAAGCTCGGAGTTTTGTATTCCAGGTGGAAGGACGTAG
- a CDS encoding GNAT family N-acetyltransferase, producing the protein MTIIETPRLILRPCRESDRDLFYELSSDPDVLEFFPFRRSREDADAVFDIIGALISEADFDLLVLTLKQNGEPIGFSGLSKPKLEPILPENAVEIGWRLSARHWHQGYASEAGTALLRHGFETLELGEIISIAVHNNHRALAVMQRIGMRRDPAGDFDHPDIPDTHPQLRRHVLYRLSAAEWRRQRLKQPIPALPQ; encoded by the coding sequence ATGACGATCATCGAGACGCCACGGCTCATCCTGCGCCCATGCCGGGAGAGCGATCGCGATCTCTTTTATGAACTGAGCTCCGATCCCGACGTCCTCGAATTCTTTCCCTTCCGCCGCAGCCGGGAAGACGCCGATGCCGTCTTTGACATCATTGGCGCACTGATATCGGAAGCCGACTTCGATCTCCTCGTACTGACATTGAAACAGAACGGCGAGCCGATCGGCTTCTCCGGACTTTCGAAGCCGAAGCTTGAACCAATCTTGCCTGAAAATGCCGTCGAAATCGGCTGGCGACTTTCGGCTCGGCACTGGCATCAGGGCTATGCCAGTGAGGCCGGAACCGCTTTGCTGCGTCACGGTTTCGAGACGCTGGAACTCGGCGAAATCATATCCATCGCCGTGCACAACAATCACCGCGCCTTGGCAGTCATGCAACGGATCGGCATGCGTCGCGATCCGGCCGGCGATTTCGATCACCCGGATATTCCCGATACCCATCCGCAGCTAAGGCGTCATGTGCTCTATCGCCTGAGCGCAGCAGAATGGCGCCGCCAAAGATTGAAGCAGCCTATTCCAGCGCTACCGCAATGA